In Rubrivirga marina, the following are encoded in one genomic region:
- a CDS encoding M16 family metallopeptidase — MSDVHLAPRVHDATAGSARLLLLHTGVRDVVSFRGSFEAAPDLGAADDVVQSLVANLLDKGTRTRDRFEIAEALEGRGAQVSFYSDGLRMGFAGRALRDDLADVIAILAEQLRTPALDADEVQKAVVRAIAGVRRSLESTGSQASGALARRLYGPAHPNYALAPEAELQAVEAVTPEAVRQYHADHVGSDGLTIAFVGDVDPEAVEAAVAASLGDWPPHGRSPVFDAEAAPEPPGRTVVEMADRRNLDVRLGHAVDLRRDSDDFLAAFAGVFALGGNFSGRLMQTVRDEQGLTYGIGASLGGPSVRHDGHLRVNVTLSQENLDRGIAATRAEVEAFVDEGVGEEALAATRTTLAGQHVVALATTAGVAARLLVNAERGFDVGYLDRYPDLVQALTTDEVTAAVRRHLRPADLHETIAGTLPES, encoded by the coding sequence TTGTCCGACGTCCACCTCGCCCCCCGCGTTCACGACGCCACCGCCGGCTCAGCCCGGCTGCTCCTCCTCCACACCGGCGTCCGCGACGTGGTCAGCTTCCGGGGCTCGTTCGAGGCGGCGCCCGACCTCGGCGCGGCCGACGACGTGGTCCAGTCGCTCGTGGCGAACCTCCTCGACAAGGGGACCCGGACCCGCGACCGGTTCGAGATCGCGGAGGCCCTCGAAGGCCGCGGGGCCCAGGTCTCGTTCTACTCCGACGGCCTCCGGATGGGCTTCGCCGGCCGCGCCCTCCGCGACGACCTCGCTGACGTCATCGCCATTCTCGCCGAGCAGCTCCGGACGCCGGCCCTCGACGCCGACGAGGTCCAGAAGGCCGTCGTCCGCGCCATCGCGGGCGTCCGGCGGTCGCTCGAGTCGACGGGGTCGCAGGCGTCGGGCGCGCTCGCACGGCGGCTCTACGGTCCGGCCCACCCCAACTACGCGCTCGCGCCGGAGGCCGAGCTCCAGGCCGTCGAGGCCGTCACGCCCGAGGCCGTCCGCCAGTACCACGCCGACCACGTCGGGTCCGACGGGCTGACGATCGCGTTCGTGGGCGACGTGGACCCCGAGGCCGTCGAGGCCGCCGTCGCGGCGTCGCTCGGCGACTGGCCGCCGCACGGGCGGTCCCCCGTCTTCGACGCCGAGGCGGCCCCTGAGCCGCCGGGCCGGACGGTCGTCGAGATGGCCGACCGCCGCAACCTCGACGTCCGCCTCGGGCACGCCGTCGACCTCCGCCGCGACAGCGACGACTTCCTCGCGGCGTTCGCCGGCGTGTTCGCCCTCGGCGGCAACTTCTCGGGCCGGCTCATGCAGACGGTCCGCGACGAGCAGGGGCTGACGTACGGGATCGGCGCGTCGCTGGGCGGGCCGAGCGTCCGCCACGACGGGCACCTCCGTGTCAACGTCACGCTGAGCCAGGAGAACCTCGACCGCGGCATCGCCGCGACGCGCGCCGAGGTGGAGGCTTTCGTGGACGAGGGGGTGGGGGAGGAGGCCCTCGCCGCCACGCGGACGACGCTCGCCGGCCAGCACGTCGTGGCCCTCGCGACGACGGCGGGCGTCGCTGCGCGGCTCCTCGTCAACGCCGAGCGCGGGTTCGACGTCGGCTACCTCGACCGCTACCCGGACCTCGTCCAGGCGCTCACGACCGACGAGGTCACGGCCGCCGTCCGCCGCCACCTCCGTCCGGCTGACCTCCACGAGACGATCGCCGGTACGCTCCCGGAGTCGTGA
- a CDS encoding BLUF domain-containing protein: protein MYALLYRSRARPGLLASDLNHIIETAEARNSDLDVTGLLLYGQLAVVPGAPGEFVQWIEGTEEAVEGLYAEIATDKRHFDPEVLARGPIRELQGANGAFVPSGRLFPTWSMGLVRLSELPATLSGFLEFARDWDRQVATMA from the coding sequence ATGTACGCTCTCCTCTACCGCTCCCGCGCCCGCCCTGGCCTTCTGGCGTCGGATCTGAACCACATCATCGAGACGGCGGAGGCCCGCAACTCCGACCTCGACGTGACGGGCCTGCTCCTCTACGGCCAACTCGCGGTCGTGCCCGGCGCCCCTGGCGAGTTCGTCCAGTGGATCGAGGGGACGGAAGAGGCCGTCGAAGGCCTGTACGCCGAGATCGCGACCGACAAGCGCCACTTCGACCCCGAGGTTCTGGCTCGCGGCCCCATCCGAGAGCTCCAGGGCGCGAACGGCGCGTTCGTGCCGTCGGGGCGGCTGTTCCCGACTTGGTCGATGGGACTCGTCCGTCTCTCCGAGTTGCCGGCGACGCTCTCGGGCTTCCTCGAGTTCGCTCGCGACTGGGACCGGCAGGTCGCGACGATGGCGTAG
- a CDS encoding DUF2231 domain-containing protein, translated as MDLIAQYEIPFLHPLAVHFPLVLILLGAGAAGLYLVLGRAGWRQAGLILFVLGTVSAWVAQETGHALENAVEGDPIVEEVVERHEAGAEWTIWTSALAAVAFGVVSAARLRRPKPVEDGEEAPPPRKREPLWGRLLVVLPAVLAAALVAWTAHLGGIMVWGVPR; from the coding sequence ATGGACCTCATCGCCCAGTACGAGATCCCGTTCCTCCACCCGCTGGCGGTCCACTTTCCGCTCGTGCTGATTCTGCTGGGGGCCGGCGCGGCCGGGCTGTACCTAGTGCTCGGGCGGGCGGGATGGCGGCAGGCCGGGCTGATCCTGTTCGTGCTCGGGACGGTCAGCGCGTGGGTGGCACAGGAGACCGGACACGCCCTCGAGAACGCCGTCGAAGGCGACCCCATCGTCGAGGAGGTCGTCGAGCGGCACGAGGCGGGGGCGGAGTGGACGATCTGGACGAGCGCGCTCGCGGCCGTCGCCTTCGGCGTCGTTTCGGCGGCCCGGCTCCGCCGCCCGAAACCTGTCGAGGACGGGGAGGAGGCCCCGCCGCCCCGGAAGCGGGAGCCGCTGTGGGGCCGGCTGCTCGTCGTCCTGCCCGCGGTCCTGGCCGCCGCGCTCGTCGCCTGGACGGCCCACCTCGGCGGGATCATGGTCTGGGGCGTGCCTCGGTAA
- the mscL gene encoding large conductance mechanosensitive channel protein MscL encodes MALLSDFKTFALRGNLVDLAIGFTVGAAFTTVAQSLVNDLLMPPIGLVLGDTDFSDYYLLLREGDAAAGPYATLEAATEAGAVTLNYGAFLTHLLTFLVVAVAVFVLVRAVRRASEEIRDEFGQADAPDQPATKKCAYCRETVPYAASRCAHCTSFLGTDGGPLNPDAALTPGTPASA; translated from the coding sequence ATGGCCCTGCTCTCCGACTTCAAGACGTTCGCGCTCCGCGGCAACCTCGTCGACCTCGCCATCGGGTTCACCGTCGGCGCGGCGTTCACGACCGTCGCCCAGTCGCTCGTCAACGACCTCCTGATGCCGCCGATCGGGCTCGTCCTCGGCGACACGGACTTTTCGGACTACTACCTCCTGCTGCGCGAGGGCGACGCGGCGGCCGGGCCGTACGCCACGCTTGAGGCGGCGACCGAGGCGGGCGCGGTCACGCTCAACTACGGCGCGTTCCTGACGCACCTCCTGACGTTCCTCGTCGTGGCCGTCGCCGTGTTCGTCCTGGTCCGGGCGGTCCGGCGGGCGTCGGAGGAGATCCGCGACGAGTTCGGGCAGGCCGACGCGCCCGACCAGCCGGCCACGAAGAAGTGTGCCTACTGTCGCGAGACGGTCCCGTACGCCGCCAGCCGGTGCGCGCACTGCACGTCGTTCCTCGGCACCGACGGCGGCCCGCTGAATCCTGACGCGGCCCTCACACCGGGGACGCCGGCCTCGGCGTAG
- a CDS encoding M16 family metallopeptidase, protein MPSAEVDLETDAPVDHAAFEFVRAAGGVEEYRHRNGLTVLLAPEAAVPVVAFQVTYRVGSRNEGAGLTGATHLLEHLMFKGSERFNRDLGTSVFQVLQSLGGQINATTWYDRTNYYALLPSEHLEKAVEIEADRMRGARVRDEDLASERTVVLNELDRGENEPLRKLLHATYATAFHAHPYGHPVIGWRSDVETVTAEGLRHFYDTYYWPQNATATVAGQFDRAEALDLLDRHFGPLAAGPEAAPDAPEPLVHRPFDAAVTREPEQRGERRVVVRQAGELGAVLLAYKAPAGLDDTADALDVLVQVLAAGKSGRLYRALTDAGLSTSASAYFPRLRDPGLFIAYATLAPDVAHDAAEAALQAALQAVADDGVTDAELARARRQVVADEAFGRDGPYAVVSQINEAVAVGDWTLFADYRDRIEAVSAADVQAAAASVLDNDRLTVAWYVPDEA, encoded by the coding sequence ATGCCGTCCGCAGAAGTAGACCTCGAGACCGACGCCCCCGTCGATCACGCCGCCTTCGAGTTCGTCCGGGCCGCCGGCGGCGTCGAGGAGTACCGCCACCGGAACGGGCTGACGGTCCTGCTGGCCCCCGAGGCCGCCGTGCCCGTCGTCGCCTTCCAGGTGACGTACCGCGTCGGGAGCCGGAACGAGGGGGCCGGGCTGACGGGCGCGACGCATCTCTTGGAGCACCTCATGTTCAAGGGCTCGGAGCGGTTCAACCGCGACCTCGGCACGAGCGTGTTCCAGGTGCTCCAGTCGCTCGGCGGCCAGATCAACGCGACGACGTGGTACGACCGGACGAACTACTACGCGCTCCTCCCGAGCGAGCACCTCGAGAAGGCCGTCGAGATCGAGGCCGACCGGATGCGCGGCGCGCGCGTCCGCGACGAGGACCTCGCGAGCGAGCGGACCGTCGTGCTCAACGAGCTCGACCGGGGCGAGAACGAGCCGCTCCGGAAGCTGCTCCACGCGACCTACGCGACGGCCTTCCACGCCCACCCCTACGGTCACCCCGTCATCGGCTGGCGGAGCGACGTCGAGACCGTCACGGCCGAGGGCCTCCGCCACTTCTACGACACCTACTACTGGCCGCAGAACGCGACGGCGACCGTCGCCGGCCAGTTCGACCGGGCCGAGGCCCTCGACCTGCTCGACCGGCACTTCGGGCCGCTCGCCGCCGGCCCCGAGGCGGCCCCGGACGCGCCCGAGCCGCTCGTCCACCGCCCGTTCGACGCGGCCGTGACCCGCGAGCCCGAACAGCGCGGCGAGCGGCGGGTCGTGGTCCGCCAGGCCGGCGAGCTCGGCGCCGTGCTCCTCGCCTACAAGGCCCCCGCCGGCCTCGACGACACCGCCGACGCCCTCGACGTGCTCGTCCAGGTCCTGGCCGCCGGCAAGAGCGGCCGGCTCTACCGCGCGCTCACGGACGCGGGGCTGTCGACGTCGGCCAGCGCGTACTTCCCGCGGCTCCGCGACCCCGGCCTGTTCATCGCCTACGCCACGCTCGCGCCCGACGTGGCCCACGACGCCGCCGAGGCGGCCCTCCAGGCCGCGCTCCAGGCCGTCGCCGACGACGGGGTCACCGACGCCGAGCTCGCCCGCGCCCGCCGCCAAGTCGTCGCCGACGAGGCCTTCGGTCGCGACGGACCGTACGCCGTCGTCTCGCAGATCAACGAGGCGGTCGCCGTCGGCGACTGGACGCTCTTCGCAGACTACCGCGACCGGATCGAGGCCGTCTCCGCCGCCGACGTCCAGGCCGCCGCCGCGTCGGTCCTCGACAACGACCGCTTGACGGTGGCGTGGTACGTGCCGGACGAGGCGTAG
- the rfbC gene encoding dTDP-4-dehydrorhamnose 3,5-epimerase, with product MIDPRDMNLEPTKIPGCVVVRPERHADDRGHFARTWDGAVLAEAGLNGVVAQCSVSYNAAAGTLRGMHYQAAPYEEAKLVRCTRGALYDVCLDLRPGSPTFRQWHGETLTAENGVALYVPEGCAHGFLTLEDATEVFYMISAPYAPDAGRGVRWDDPAFGIEWPAEVRVIHPRDAGYPWV from the coding sequence ATGATCGACCCCCGAGACATGAACCTGGAGCCAACGAAGATCCCCGGCTGCGTCGTCGTCCGTCCGGAGCGGCACGCGGACGACCGAGGGCACTTTGCGCGGACGTGGGACGGCGCGGTGCTGGCGGAGGCCGGGCTGAACGGGGTGGTCGCGCAGTGCTCGGTCTCGTACAACGCCGCCGCTGGCACGCTGCGCGGGATGCACTACCAGGCGGCGCCGTACGAAGAGGCGAAGCTCGTCCGCTGCACGCGCGGGGCGCTCTACGACGTGTGCCTGGATCTTCGGCCGGGCTCGCCGACGTTCCGCCAGTGGCACGGCGAGACGCTGACGGCCGAGAACGGCGTCGCGCTGTACGTGCCCGAGGGCTGCGCCCACGGCTTCCTCACGCTGGAGGACGCGACGGAGGTGTTCTACATGATCTCGGCGCCGTACGCGCCCGACGCCGGCCGCGGCGTGCGGTGGGACGACCCGGCGTTCGGGATCGAGTGGCCCGCCGAGGTCCGCGTGATCCACCCGCGCGACGCCGGCTACCCGTGGGTCTGA
- a CDS encoding nucleotide exchange factor GrpE, translating into MADRDFSPSDAHFDDEAVAEPDAHVADAGDAPEASDGAAEEIDRLQDRLLRLTAEYDNYRRRSLTDREEAVRQGRRAVLIPILDVYDDLTRSLDAAQRAAQQDSGSPSFDALSQGIELVFQKFSDALQRVGVTPIEAVGKPFDEHEHEAMMQQPAPEGTESGTVLAEIQPGYRLGDRVLRHARVIVAE; encoded by the coding sequence ATGGCCGACCGCGATTTCTCCCCCTCCGACGCCCACTTCGACGACGAGGCCGTCGCCGAGCCGGACGCGCACGTCGCCGACGCCGGCGATGCGCCCGAGGCTTCCGATGGTGCCGCCGAAGAGATCGACCGCCTCCAGGACCGGCTCCTCCGTCTTACGGCCGAGTACGACAACTACCGCCGCCGGTCCCTCACCGACCGCGAGGAGGCCGTCCGACAGGGCCGCCGGGCCGTCCTGATTCCCATTCTCGACGTCTACGACGACCTCACGCGCTCGCTCGACGCGGCCCAGCGCGCGGCGCAGCAGGACTCCGGGTCGCCGTCGTTCGACGCCCTCAGCCAGGGCATCGAGCTCGTGTTCCAGAAGTTCTCCGACGCCCTCCAGCGGGTCGGCGTGACGCCCATCGAGGCGGTCGGCAAGCCGTTCGACGAGCACGAGCACGAGGCGATGATGCAGCAGCCGGCGCCGGAGGGCACCGAGTCCGGCACGGTCTTGGCCGAGATCCAGCCCGGCTACCGCCTCGGCGACCGCGTCCTCCGTCACGCGCGCGTCATCGTCGCGGAGTAA
- the gpmI gene encoding 2,3-bisphosphoglycerate-independent phosphoglycerate mutase, whose protein sequence is MPQNHILIILDGYGIAEDPSVSAIDAAEKPFLDAFFAATPGSTLEASGRAVGLPAGQMGNSEVGHLNLGAGRVVYQDITRIDKAIEEGALAENAVLRAAVQHAQANESTLHLMGLVSTGGVHSHLAHLAALLDLAAKEGLDRVVVHAFTDGRDTGPEAGAGYVRDVQAAIEAAGVGVVGSVVGRYWAMDRDHRWERTEKAYRLLTEGEGTSYDDPAAYLQQSYADGTTDEFVEPGVLGDGVGTRVGDGDAVVFFNFRSDRGRQLTHAFTDADFDGFERGPRLDLHYVTMTPYSAAFDVPVVFEKANLDDTLGEVVARAGLTQLRAAETEKYPHVTFFFNGGREVQYDGESRVLVPSPKVATYDLQPEMSAPELAQRVAAAIREEAPNLVVLNFANPDMVGHTGVFEAAVQAVEAVDEAARVVIEAAREKGYSIEVIADHGNADRMRNPDGTPHTAHTTVPVPHHIEAPGFDGPVRPGKLGDVAPTILALMGLEAPDAMTGTPLVDV, encoded by the coding sequence GTGCCTCAGAACCACATCCTGATCATCCTCGACGGCTACGGCATCGCCGAGGACCCGTCGGTCTCCGCCATCGACGCCGCTGAGAAGCCGTTCCTCGACGCGTTCTTCGCCGCGACGCCGGGCTCCACGTTGGAGGCGTCCGGCCGGGCCGTCGGGCTGCCGGCGGGGCAGATGGGGAACTCCGAGGTCGGCCACCTCAACCTCGGCGCCGGGCGCGTGGTGTACCAGGACATCACGCGGATCGACAAGGCCATCGAGGAGGGGGCGCTCGCCGAGAACGCCGTGCTCCGGGCGGCCGTCCAGCACGCCCAGGCGAACGAGTCGACGCTCCACCTCATGGGCCTCGTCTCGACGGGCGGCGTCCATTCCCACCTCGCCCACCTCGCGGCGCTGCTCGACCTGGCCGCCAAGGAGGGCCTGGACCGCGTCGTCGTCCACGCGTTCACCGACGGGCGCGACACGGGGCCCGAGGCGGGGGCCGGCTACGTCCGCGACGTCCAGGCGGCCATCGAGGCGGCCGGGGTCGGCGTGGTCGGGTCGGTCGTCGGGCGGTACTGGGCGATGGACCGCGACCACCGCTGGGAGCGGACCGAGAAGGCGTACCGGCTCCTCACGGAAGGGGAGGGGACGAGCTACGACGATCCGGCCGCCTACCTGCAGCAGAGCTACGCCGACGGCACGACCGACGAGTTCGTCGAGCCCGGCGTCCTCGGCGACGGGGTGGGCACGCGGGTCGGCGACGGCGACGCCGTCGTGTTCTTCAACTTCCGCTCCGACCGCGGCCGCCAGCTCACGCACGCGTTCACCGACGCGGACTTCGACGGCTTCGAGCGCGGCCCGCGTCTCGACCTCCACTACGTCACGATGACGCCGTACAGCGCGGCGTTCGACGTGCCCGTCGTGTTCGAGAAGGCCAACCTCGACGACACGCTGGGCGAGGTCGTCGCGCGCGCCGGGCTCACGCAACTCCGCGCGGCCGAGACCGAGAAGTACCCGCACGTCACGTTCTTCTTCAACGGCGGCCGGGAGGTCCAGTACGACGGGGAGTCGCGCGTGCTCGTCCCGAGCCCGAAGGTGGCGACCTACGACCTCCAGCCCGAGATGAGCGCGCCCGAGCTGGCCCAGCGCGTGGCGGCGGCGATCCGCGAGGAGGCGCCGAACCTCGTCGTGCTCAACTTCGCCAACCCCGACATGGTCGGGCACACGGGCGTGTTCGAGGCGGCCGTACAGGCCGTCGAAGCCGTCGACGAGGCGGCCCGCGTCGTGATCGAGGCGGCCCGGGAGAAGGGCTACTCCATCGAGGTCATCGCCGACCACGGCAACGCCGACCGGATGCGGAACCCGGACGGGACGCCGCACACGGCCCACACGACGGTCCCGGTCCCGCACCACATCGAGGCGCCCGGGTTCGACGGCCCCGTCCGTCCCGGCAAGCTGGGCGACGTGGCCCCGACGATCCTCGCGCTGATGGGCCTCGAGGCTCCCGACGCCATGACCGGCACGCCCCTCGTCGACGTGTAG
- the nth gene encoding endonuclease III, giving the protein MTRTEKTARVLDRLREAIPAPETELQFRSEFELLVAVILSAQCTDKRVNLVTPALFEAYPDAAAMAEAEADEIFEYIRSVSYPNNKAKALAKTARMLRDEYGGEVPREHKELTTLAGVGRKTANVVVAVAFGEAAIAVDTHVFRVANRIGLVKDQPTPLAVEKGLRRVIPREDWGEAHHLLILHGRYTCEARAPKCERCPLTDLCDYYAALQKLPDPLSGLDPKRGRYYSKTAGRYFDEPATKTDRYGTEQIADPWTGSMNVFDARTGRTTRKVKDYRIG; this is encoded by the coding sequence GTGACCCGAACCGAAAAGACCGCCCGCGTCCTCGACCGTCTCCGCGAGGCGATCCCCGCGCCCGAGACCGAACTCCAGTTCCGGAGCGAGTTCGAACTCCTCGTCGCCGTCATCCTCTCGGCCCAGTGCACCGACAAGCGGGTCAACCTGGTGACGCCGGCCCTGTTCGAGGCCTACCCCGATGCCGCCGCGATGGCCGAGGCCGAGGCCGACGAGATCTTCGAGTACATCCGCTCGGTCTCGTACCCCAACAACAAGGCGAAGGCGCTCGCCAAGACGGCCCGGATGCTCCGCGACGAGTACGGCGGCGAGGTCCCGCGCGAGCACAAGGAGCTGACGACGCTGGCCGGGGTCGGGCGGAAGACGGCCAACGTGGTCGTCGCGGTGGCCTTTGGCGAGGCCGCGATCGCCGTCGACACGCACGTGTTCCGAGTGGCGAACCGGATCGGGCTGGTCAAGGACCAGCCGACGCCGCTGGCGGTCGAGAAGGGCCTCCGCCGCGTGATCCCGCGCGAGGACTGGGGCGAGGCCCACCACCTCCTCATCCTCCACGGTCGCTACACCTGCGAGGCCCGCGCCCCGAAGTGCGAGCGGTGCCCGCTCACGGACCTCTGCGACTACTACGCCGCCCTCCAGAAGCTGCCCGACCCGCTCTCCGGCCTCGACCCGAAGCGGGGCCGCTACTATTCCAAGACCGCGGGCCGCTACTTCGACGAGCCGGCCACGAAGACCGACCGCTACGGGACGGAGCAGATCGCCGACCCCTGGACGGGCTCCATGAACGTGTTCGACGCCCGGACCGGCCGGACGACCAGGAAGGTCAAAGATTACCGGATCGGGTGA
- the hrcA gene encoding heat-inducible transcriptional repressor HrcA → MTDPAPLTTRQEDVLRRVVQHFIDTASPVGSKTLADEVELSSASVRATMRDLEEAGYLGHPHTSAGRVPTELGYRLYVDGLMDVTGLSEREAGLLRESVRRRLGDLEAVARETSRVLGRLSQLLGVVLTPSLSTGVLERIEVVPLGGARVLFVLALRGGLARTVAAEVDVDVRPEAVDGIVRRLNERLAGHSLEEIRRTGRERVRDLEDEDRTGIVRVVLRDGKTLFRESTPARRAAIGGAQHLVAQPEFARPEWVRDVIELVESEDVVVHLLERPRLVDPTEADRAVVLIGREVERGRPDVEDGPAYSVVTAPYRVGESVGAVAVLGPTRMDYSRAVGLVEYVARLLGDSPPD, encoded by the coding sequence ATGACCGACCCCGCCCCGCTCACCACCCGCCAGGAAGACGTGCTCCGGCGCGTCGTCCAGCACTTTATCGACACGGCCTCCCCGGTCGGGTCGAAGACGCTGGCCGACGAGGTCGAACTGTCGAGCGCGTCGGTCCGCGCCACGATGCGCGACCTCGAGGAGGCCGGCTACCTCGGCCACCCCCACACGTCGGCCGGTCGCGTCCCGACCGAGCTCGGCTACCGGCTCTACGTCGACGGGTTGATGGACGTGACGGGGCTCTCGGAGCGCGAGGCGGGCCTCCTGCGCGAGAGCGTCCGCCGCCGCCTCGGCGACCTCGAGGCCGTGGCCCGAGAGACGAGCCGCGTGCTCGGGCGCCTGAGCCAGCTCCTCGGCGTCGTCCTCACCCCGAGCCTGTCGACGGGCGTGCTGGAGCGGATCGAGGTCGTGCCCCTCGGCGGCGCGCGCGTCCTGTTCGTCCTCGCCCTCCGCGGCGGGCTCGCCCGGACCGTCGCCGCCGAGGTCGACGTCGACGTCCGCCCCGAGGCGGTCGACGGCATCGTCCGGCGGCTCAACGAGCGCCTGGCGGGCCACTCGCTGGAGGAGATCCGGCGGACCGGCCGCGAGCGCGTCCGCGACCTCGAAGACGAGGACCGGACGGGGATCGTTCGCGTCGTCCTCCGGGATGGGAAGACGCTCTTTCGCGAGTCCACGCCGGCGCGGCGGGCGGCCATCGGTGGGGCGCAGCACCTCGTGGCCCAGCCCGAGTTCGCGCGCCCCGAGTGGGTCCGCGACGTGATCGAGCTCGTCGAGAGCGAGGACGTCGTGGTCCACCTCCTCGAGCGCCCGCGCCTCGTCGACCCCACCGAGGCGGACCGGGCCGTCGTCCTGATCGGCCGCGAGGTCGAGCGGGGGCGTCCCGACGTCGAGGACGGCCCGGCGTACTCCGTCGTCACGGCACCGTACCGCGTCGGCGAGAGCGTCGGCGCCGTGGCCGTGCTCGGCCCGACGCGGATGGACTACTCCAGAGCCGTCGGCCTCGTCGAGTACGTGGCCCGGCTCCTCGGCGACTCGCCCCCGGACTAG
- a CDS encoding glutaredoxin family protein, with product MRAPLLFVLALAVLAGCKLEPRQPVGAAEPTAEGVAPAPMPDRPPPPGTQPAPPPDALVNTTTADGKAAVVLYVTEWCPYCRAAREYMAAEDIPHEVVDIEKDEAGAREYQARGGTGGIPLVAVGTSVMEGWNEDIARDMLDKGGYD from the coding sequence ATGCGCGCCCCCCTCCTCTTCGTCCTCGCCCTCGCGGTGCTGGCCGGCTGCAAGCTGGAGCCGAGACAGCCCGTCGGCGCCGCCGAGCCCACGGCCGAGGGCGTCGCCCCGGCCCCGATGCCGGACCGGCCTCCGCCGCCGGGCACCCAGCCCGCGCCTCCCCCCGACGCCCTCGTCAATACGACGACGGCCGACGGGAAGGCCGCCGTCGTCCTCTACGTCACGGAGTGGTGCCCGTACTGCCGCGCCGCGCGTGAGTACATGGCGGCCGAGGACATCCCGCACGAGGTCGTCGACATCGAGAAGGACGAGGCCGGGGCGCGCGAGTACCAGGCCCGCGGGGGCACCGGCGGCATCCCGCTCGTGGCCGTCGGGACGAGCGTGATGGAGGGCTGGAACGAGGACATCGCCCGCGACATGCTCGACAAGGGCGGCTACGACTGA
- a CDS encoding DUF4105 domain-containing protein: MRLLPVLLLTAALAFTVRAQPADFPGLGAEVGAVGLSDSARVSLLTMLPGDEVYSLWGHNAIRIADPASGIDRAYNYGTFDASQPHFVLRFLSGRLNYLLDTAPFDYELRRYAAQGRPIVEQTLDLRPETVRALYDLLETNALPQNRDYRYDFLRDNCSTRLLDVLDAALAETGRPVVALPPTDTASTFRDDVRRYMVGDPLVDVGTALGLGLPMDRVPTRREAVFLPLALAEALDGATVAGRPLVTERDTLFWIEGAGLPEPAFPWPAVVTWGLLVVGLAGAVFGSRLPTGLRRLGRLADALLFAAAGFAGTVLLLLWTATDHYVTEANVELLWLWPTHLAFAIPLLRVDLPPVWRRYALAAAVVAALSVVVWIAAPEPVHPATLPLALLVAVRAGDRSRGKA; the protein is encoded by the coding sequence ATGCGCCTCCTCCCCGTCCTCCTGCTGACCGCCGCACTGGCGTTCACCGTCCGCGCCCAGCCCGCCGACTTCCCCGGCCTCGGCGCCGAGGTGGGCGCGGTCGGGCTGTCGGACTCCGCCCGCGTCTCGCTCCTCACGATGCTGCCGGGCGACGAGGTGTACAGCCTCTGGGGCCACAACGCCATCCGCATCGCCGACCCGGCCTCGGGCATCGACCGGGCCTACAACTACGGGACGTTCGACGCGAGCCAGCCCCACTTCGTCCTCCGGTTCCTGTCGGGCCGACTGAACTACCTCCTCGACACGGCCCCGTTCGACTACGAGCTCCGGCGCTACGCGGCACAGGGGCGGCCCATCGTCGAGCAGACGCTCGACCTCCGCCCCGAGACCGTCCGCGCGCTTTACGACCTCCTCGAGACGAACGCGCTGCCCCAGAACCGGGACTACCGCTACGACTTCCTCCGCGACAACTGCTCGACGCGGCTCCTCGACGTCCTCGACGCCGCGCTCGCCGAGACGGGACGGCCCGTCGTCGCCCTGCCCCCCACCGACACGGCCTCGACCTTCCGCGACGACGTCCGCCGGTACATGGTGGGCGACCCGCTCGTCGACGTCGGCACGGCGCTCGGCCTCGGGCTCCCGATGGACCGGGTGCCGACGCGGCGCGAGGCCGTCTTCCTCCCGCTCGCCCTCGCCGAGGCGCTCGACGGCGCGACCGTCGCCGGACGTCCGCTCGTGACCGAGCGCGACACGCTGTTCTGGATTGAGGGCGCCGGGCTTCCCGAACCCGCCTTCCCCTGGCCAGCCGTCGTCACCTGGGGCCTGCTCGTCGTCGGGCTGGCCGGCGCCGTGTTCGGGTCGCGGCTGCCCACCGGCCTCCGCCGCCTCGGCCGCCTCGCCGACGCCCTCCTGTTCGCCGCGGCCGGATTCGCCGGGACGGTCCTCCTCCTGCTCTGGACGGCGACCGACCACTACGTCACCGAGGCCAACGTCGAGCTCCTCTGGCTCTGGCCGACGCACCTCGCGTTCGCGATCCCGCTCCTCCGCGTCGACCTCCCCCCCGTCTGGCGGCGCTACGCGCTCGCCGCGGCTGTCGTCGCCGCCCTCTCCGTCGTCGTGTGGATCGCGGCGCCGGAGCCCGTCCACCCGGCCACGCTCCCCCTCGCGCTGCTGGTGGCGGTCCGCGCCGGGGATCGGTCACGGGGGAAAGCCTGA